One part of the Alistipes onderdonkii genome encodes these proteins:
- a CDS encoding MalY/PatB family protein has product MKYDFDEIVPRRGTNAIKWDMDTDPEVLPMWVADMDFHTAPAVAAALQRRVQHDIFGYATAPKAYYDAITGWFRRRHGWQIRPEWVLHTTGVIPALSAVIKALTQPGDKVLIQTPVYNHFFTSIHNSGCQAAESPLVYRDNTYTIDFDDLERKAADPAVKLMLLCNPHNPAGRVWTPAELRRIGELCLRHDVVVVADEIHCELVMPGFSYTPFASLCEEFERSSVTCTSPSKAFNLAGLQVANIFAADAALRARIGHSLQINETGEIGPLAIEALIAAYDEGAEWLDTLNEYLHDNYRFLREYFDRNLPQYPVLPLEGTYLVWVDCRASGLTSDELETKLLEEAKLRINPGSIYGEAGRDFIRLNIACPRKLLAEGLDRLRKVLKR; this is encoded by the coding sequence ATGAAATACGATTTCGATGAAATAGTCCCGCGCCGCGGGACGAACGCGATCAAATGGGATATGGATACCGATCCCGAGGTGCTGCCCATGTGGGTGGCCGACATGGACTTCCACACGGCACCCGCTGTCGCAGCCGCCTTGCAGCGGCGGGTGCAACACGACATTTTCGGGTATGCGACGGCTCCGAAAGCCTACTACGATGCGATTACGGGGTGGTTCCGCCGCCGCCACGGCTGGCAGATACGGCCGGAATGGGTGCTCCATACGACAGGCGTCATCCCCGCCCTGTCGGCCGTCATCAAGGCCCTGACGCAACCGGGCGACAAAGTCCTGATCCAGACGCCGGTCTACAACCATTTCTTCACCTCGATCCACAACAGCGGATGCCAGGCGGCCGAAAGCCCGCTGGTATACCGCGACAACACCTACACGATCGACTTCGACGACCTGGAGCGTAAAGCCGCCGACCCTGCCGTGAAGCTGATGCTGCTATGCAACCCGCACAACCCTGCCGGACGGGTCTGGACGCCCGCGGAGCTGCGCCGCATCGGGGAGCTGTGCCTGCGCCACGACGTCGTGGTCGTGGCTGACGAGATACACTGCGAGCTGGTGATGCCGGGATTTAGCTATACGCCGTTCGCCTCGCTCTGCGAGGAGTTCGAACGCAGCTCGGTGACCTGCACTTCGCCGAGCAAGGCATTCAACCTCGCGGGGTTGCAGGTCGCCAACATCTTCGCGGCGGATGCGGCCCTGAGGGCAAGGATCGGGCACTCGCTCCAGATCAACGAAACCGGGGAGATCGGCCCCCTGGCCATCGAAGCGCTGATCGCAGCCTACGACGAAGGCGCCGAATGGCTCGATACGCTCAACGAATACCTGCACGACAACTACCGCTTCCTGCGGGAGTATTTCGACCGCAACCTGCCGCAGTACCCGGTGCTGCCGCTGGAGGGAACATATCTGGTGTGGGTCGACTGTCGGGCATCGGGGCTTACGTCCGACGAGCTGGAGACGAAGCTGCTCGAAGAGGCGAAACTGCGCATAAACCCCGGGTCGATATACGGCGAGGCCGGCCGGGATTTCATCCGCCTGAACATCGCCTGCCCGCGGAAATTGCTGGCCGAGGGGCTCGACAGGTTGCGAAAGGTGCTAAAACGATAG
- a CDS encoding RsmD family RNA methyltransferase, which produces MRIVSGKYKGRAINPPRNLRARPTTDFAKENLFNVLGNLVDFEQCDVLDLFAGTGSISYEFASRGARSVTSVEINPVHYNFIRQTAAQLGIGNLYPVKANAFLYLKSCTKQFDVIFSDAPYDLEGSEQVVKLVLEGNLLRPEGIFIFEHSKKMDFSACEEFWQLRSYGSVQFSFFKKP; this is translated from the coding sequence ATGCGAATAGTCAGCGGAAAATACAAGGGGCGGGCCATCAACCCGCCGCGCAACCTGCGGGCACGCCCGACGACCGATTTCGCCAAGGAAAACCTGTTCAACGTACTGGGCAACCTGGTGGATTTCGAGCAGTGCGACGTGCTCGACCTCTTTGCCGGGACGGGGTCGATAAGCTACGAGTTCGCCTCGCGCGGAGCACGGAGCGTCACATCGGTGGAGATCAACCCGGTGCATTACAACTTTATCCGGCAGACGGCGGCACAGCTCGGCATCGGCAACCTCTATCCCGTGAAGGCCAATGCGTTCCTCTACCTGAAGAGCTGCACCAAGCAGTTCGACGTGATTTTTTCGGACGCCCCCTACGACCTGGAGGGCAGCGAACAGGTGGTGAAACTGGTGCTGGAGGGCAACCTGCTGCGCCCGGAGGGGATTTTCATCTTCGAACACTCGAAAAAAATGGATTTCTCGGCCTGCGAGGAGTTCTGGCAATTAAGGAGTTACGGAAGCGTGCAATTTTCTTTCTTCAAAAAGCCGTAA